The uncultured Roseibium sp. DNA segment GGCTGGCGGTCACCGACCTGACCCGGATCGGCACCTACAGCCTGTCCGGCGCCAACGCCCAGGTGATCGCGCTCGATTCCAATCCCCTGCCGCAACCGATCGCGCCCAGGGACCTGATCATCGCTCCGGGACAACGGGCGGACATCGCACTCCGGGTTCCAGATACGGAAGAGCAGACCGTCACCCTCAGCCTGCAAACGCAAAAAGGTCCCAAAACCCTTGCAACCTTGCGTCCGACAGGGGCAAGCGCCAAACGGAGCCTGGCGGAACTGAAACCGCTGGCCCCCAATCCCGTGCCGGACGCCGATCTCGCCAAGGCGGAAACCGTCGAGTTCGTGTTCGGCTGGTCGCCCCAGGGCGATGCGCCTTTGCCAAGCATATGCGGATCGCTCGGCTATACGTTCTGGTCGATCAACCGGGTTGCCTGGCAGGGCGATGTGCCCAGCCCGATCGACCCGCTTGCCGTCCTCAAGCAGGGCAGGCCCTATATCCTGCGTTTCAGGAACGAGTCCCCGAACGCCCACCCGATCCATCTGCACGGGCATTCTTTCAAATTGCTTCGTTCCAACAAGCGTGCCCTGCCGCCGCTGGTGACCGACACAGTGCTGCTGCAGAAGGAGGAAACCCTGGAAGTCGCTCTGATTGCCGACAATCCCGGCAACTGGGCATTCCACTGCCATGTCATCGAGCATCAGAAAACGGGCCTGACCGGCTATATCCGCGTAGAGGCCTGAGGCCACGGGCCAGCCTCCTTGGTCGGCAGATCGTATCGGCACCCGGAATCGGACGCTGGGCCGAATCCGGCCAGTCGATATGCGGAACCTTGGCAAATTTCCTCATTCAACACGCCAGGACTGCAAAAAATACCAATATCCGAAGCGAAATTTGTTCAGAGAATATCAACCGCTTAGCGGTTAAATCGGATTATAGGCTGGAATGCCAGTCAGGGACTTGTCGGATGCAGGAAAAAGATACACCCATCCCCGCGGAGAATGAGGATCCTCAGGAACTCGAAGTACCGCGCGAACACAGAGCCAGAGTGCTGAAAAAGGCAAAGGTTCTGTTCAAGGAAGGTTTGCGCAGCGTCCCTTGCGTCGTCCGCAATATTTCACCCAACGGTGCCCGCCTCGAATTCGAACAGGCCTACCTGGTTCCGAAGGA contains these protein-coding regions:
- a CDS encoding multicopper oxidase family protein — its product is MLPMSRREFLLGSAITATAFAGGGLAATRANAADLRLPVSALTHSILPDTVTKGMMGFGTAGPAPILRMRQGERFTVDVVNDLDEATVVHWHGLRVANEMDGVPYLTQNPIEPGENFRYTLVPPDAGTFWYHPHCNTLAQMARGLTGVLVVEEAEDAGFDQDLVLNIRDFRLGGDGQFLKLFKPRNAARGGTLGTVSTVNWEIAPTYDLPAGSLVRLRLAVTDLTRIGTYSLSGANAQVIALDSNPLPQPIAPRDLIIAPGQRADIALRVPDTEEQTVTLSLQTQKGPKTLATLRPTGASAKRSLAELKPLAPNPVPDADLAKAETVEFVFGWSPQGDAPLPSICGSLGYTFWSINRVAWQGDVPSPIDPLAVLKQGRPYILRFRNESPNAHPIHLHGHSFKLLRSNKRALPPLVTDTVLLQKEETLEVALIADNPGNWAFHCHVIEHQKTGLTGYIRVEA